The sequence GTAAGTCCATCTGCATGGGATAAGATGATTTCGTCACCCATGAATGGGTCGGTCACAATCTTTTCTACTTTGCCACTGAGTGCAGCGACGACTTCGAATGGCTCACCTTGAACTGAAATCGATACGCCTGTATTTTCCACGTATAGTTGGTTAAAGACCAACAAAGCATTCTCGCGTGTTGCTGCGTCCGCTTCCACGTCATAATAATCTTGCACAATGACCACGTCATCGAAGACTTCTTCAACAAATGGATACTTCAGCGTTTCTTTTACTGCGTTCGTCTGCACAATCGGCGAATCTTGTAAGTCCTTTCCTGCAACGTCTGCCAGCCCCGGGGAATCTTCCGTCATGAATGCATTATAACCCCAGATCATGCCGACGAAGACGATTGCGATACCCGAGTAGACTACAGGCCAAAACCAACTTTTTGTTTTTGCACTTTTGTTCTTCTGAGAAGGGGCTTTCGGTTTTTCTTCTCGCATTGTCATCACCTCACTCGCTATTGTTTGCAAGTGAAGGAGTTTTTAAACATTTGGAATCAAGTAATGTGAATTTTTTTATTTGCGTGCCGGTATAATAGTGTAAAAGAATGTCTTCCGCCATCCATCCTTTCTGAGCATAGGCCTCTGCTCCGTACTGGCTCATCCCAACGCCATGGCCGTAACCCATTGTTGTCACATGAACAATCTTATTCGTTACATCAAATGCAATATCGAAGTCTGTTGATGCGAGCCCCAACAATTCGCGCATTTCCCGGCCACTCACTTCAAATTCTGAAGTTACAGCCTTCTGCACACGTCCTGTCGGATTTCTGACGAGTTGTAGTGATTTGAAGCTTTCTGCATCCCATTTGCCTCCCATCATGTCATTCCATTCGGCGAGTGCCATAGTAGATTTTCGCTCTACTTTTGCCGCAACGTCCCCCTCCCCAGGACTGTCAACACTCTGTAAATAGGGAATATCATTGCCACTGAAATTTTGTGCTGTTTCAGTCTTGCCATTTGACGTAGAAAAAAACATCGCCGATATCATCTCGTCCCCATACACGAGCGTGTCTCCCATAGTAGCTTCTACTACTGCGCGAACTTTCCGCTCATTGTGCTTGAATTCTTTCTTCCATCGCTCTTTCCGCTTCGCTTCATCGGCATACACTTGAGCCGAAACATCCGCAGCAATTGCTTTTTCACCGTATTCCGTTGTCCTAAGTGCATAGGTCCGTGCTGCAATCGCCTGCGCTTTTAACGCCTCTTCCTGGAATGTAATCGGCATCTCAGCTGCAACAACCCCTATGACGTATTCCTCCAGTGGAATCGGCTTGTCCATGCCCACAACTGTAATCATGATAGGACAAAATTCATCCTTCGTTCCTTCAAACTTGTTGCTACTGTCCGGCGTCTGTTTCAATAAAACAGGGATAAAAAACAAGAGTATGATTAGTAAGGCTGCTAGTAGTTTGTCCATGGTTGATTATATGAATTCTGATGGGGTTTATGCTTAATTTCCCAAATAACAAAAAGGCTGTAGATTGTGCTCCACAGCCTTTTTAGTTATGACATATTAATTTAGACAAGTTGTGCTGCTTTTTCAGTTTGTGTTTCTGGTGAAACGCGGACGATATCTGCTCCAAGTGCTGCAAGCTTGCCGTGGAAGTTTACATAGCCGCGGTCGAGATGCGACAATTCAGTTACACGCGTAACACCTTCTGCCATGAGGCCTGCTAGAATAAGCGCTGCTGCTGCACGAAGATCCGTTGCTGCGACTTCAGCTCCTTGAAGCTCAGATGGTCCTGTAATAATAACCGATCTTCCTTCAATTTTAACAGCACCATTCATGCGACGGAATTCCTCCACATGCATGAAACGATTTTCAAAAACCGTTTCGGTTAGGACACCTGTACCTGTTGCTGTTAGCATAAGTGCCATCATTTGCGATTGCATATCTGTTGGGAAACCTGGATGTGGCATCGTTTTTAGGTCAACAGATTTCAATGGAAGTTGCGCTGTTACACGAACGCCCTCATCCAGCTCTGTAATGACAACACCCATTTCGCCCAATTTTGAAATAAGCGCAGCATTGTGCTCAGGAACAGCGTTGTCAATAATGACATCGCCTCCCGTAATGGCAGCTGCTACCATGAATGTACCTGTTTCGATACGATCTGGGATAATATGATGCGTTGTCCCATATAATTTCGTTACGCCTTCAATCCGAATTGTGTCCGTACCAGCCCCTACAACTTTTCCACCCATTTCATTGATGAAATTTGCAAGGTCTACAATTTCGGGTTCTTTTGCTGCGTTCTCAATAATTGTTGTCCCTTTTGCTAATGCTGCCGCTGTGATGATGTTTTCAGTTGCACCAACACTCGGGAAATCGAGATAAATTTTTGCACCTCTTAAGCCTCCAACTGCTTTTGCCTCTACATGGCCATGGCCAAATGAAATTTCTGCCCCCATCGCCTCAAAGCCTTTTAAATGCTGGTCAATTGGACGGGATCCAATGGCACAGCCACCAGGAAGTGCAACTCTTGCAAAACCATTACGTGCAAGAAGCGGTCCCATAACCAAAATTGACGCACGCATTTTTCGTACATATTCAAACTGTGCTTCGCTTGAAAGCGTGCCTGTTGAATCGATAATCACTTCATCTTGTTTAGGGAAATGTTCCACTTTTGCATTTAAGCTTTTCAATACTTCATTAATCGTTCCAACATCTGAAAGATTTGGCACGTCACGTATAACATTTGGACCTTCCGATGCGAGCAATGCAGCTGCCAGTATTGGCAATACCGCATTTTTTGCGCCTTCTACCCGGACATTTCCTCTCAGTACACGTCCACCGTTGATAATAATTTTATCCAAAATAAGCCCCTCCGACTCCTCAGTTGTAGCCAAACATATTATAGACATCTATCTAATTTTTTCATATCATACATTGTATATAAAAACATATCCTATTTTACAGTGCCCACGCTTAATAAACAAGCTGCATCAGGGCTATTTCTTGGTTCGATTGCTAAGTAGTCTATACTATGTACACTTTTGACGTTTTGTGTCATAAAAACTAAGCATCTTCAGCAATGGCATATCGACTATACCTTCTATTTCCATGAGTTCCCACAGCAAATAGAAATCGGGTCAATTTCATGCCATCGCCCCATATATGGTGCCTTATTGCCCATGTTCATCCCTAGTGACAATCTGTCATATACGCGGCGATACCATGTATTGTATTTGTTGTTCGAAAAGTTTGATTTTTTTCTTCAAATTAAAAGAACTAACTAAACATAAATGGAAGCCTTCCTGACCAATAGGATATCTCCAAAAAGAAATTTGATACGGCCCAACCGATTGCAATACTCAATAAAATGAACAACATTTGCGCTTGCATCACACGGTTTTTTTTAATAATTTTTTCTGGCATTATGGCTTGCAGTGCATAAAAAGAAACTCCTATGAAGAAAATATGTGACACAATTGCAAGTAAGGGTTGAAATGCCATCATATTAGTCATACGTAAACCTCCTGTAGACGTGATGAAAAAGACGAACAGAAGAAACTTATTCCCCTGTCCGCCATCATCAACAACTCATTTTTTTCTTGTTTCGTACACGCTGATCCGATTGATGGCACGCTTCAATTCAAGCTCTACCACTTGGTAATCATAATCATCTTTTTTAGCGCGCAATGTAGCTTCTGCACGCTTCGCAGCGGCTTGCGCACGTGCGATATCGATAGTAGAAGCCATTTCTGCACTTTGTGCCAAAACAGTGACCACGTCTGGACGAACTTCAAGAAAACCGCCGTGTACAGCTACATGCTCTGTCACGCCATCTTTTATCAGGCGAAGTGAACCGATTTTAAGAGGCGCTACCATCGCAACGTGGCCGGGAAGAATCCCAATTTCGCCTGCTTCGGTAACTGCGATGATCGTGTTCGCATCAGTTTCACAAACAGGGCCGTCGGGAGTGACGATATTGACTTTAATTGTCTTCATTTTTTCCCCTCCTGGTCCCTTAAATCAAACTCGCCTTGGTGAATTGCACACAGATTTTTATCGAGCAGAGCCCGATAACTCCTCAGAAAAATCTGTTGCATCCGCCAAAGACCTGAATTTGATTCCGCAGGAATTAAATTAAACCTCGACGCCCATTGCTTTTGCTTTTTCGATAACTTCTTCGATGCGGCCGACAAGTCGGAATGCATCTTCTGGAAGGTGGTCGTAACGGCCTTCAAGGATTTCGCTGAAGCCTTTAACTGTTTCAGCTACTGGTACGTAAGAACCTTTTTGTCCTGTGAATTGCTCTGCTACGTGGAAGTTCTGTGACAAGAAGAACTGGATACGACGCGCGCGTCCTACAACCAATTTATCTTCCTCGCCAAGCTCGTCCATACCAAGAATTGCAATGATATCCTGAAGTTCACGGTAACGCTGAAGCGTCTGTTGTACTTGACGTGCAACTTCGTAATGCTCTTCGCCGATGATGCTTGGGCTTAGTGCGCGTGAAGTTGAAGCAAGTGGGTCAACCGCTGGGTAGATACCCATTTCAGAAAGTTTACGCTCAAGGTTCGTCGTTGCGTCAAGGTGAGCGAACGTCGTTGCTGGAGCTGGATCCGTATAGTCATCTGCTGGAACATAGATCGCTTGGATAGAAGTAACAGAACCGACGTTTGTCGATGTGATACGCTCTTGAAGCTGACCCATTTCCGTTGCAAGTGTTGGCTGGTAACCAACCGCTGATGGCATACGTCCTAGAAGTGCTGATACTTCAGAACCGGCTTGTGTAAAGCGGAAAATGTTATCGATGAACAGAAGAACGTCCGCACCTTTTTCGTCACGGAAGTATTCTGCCATTGTCAAACCTGTTAGTGCAACACGCATACGCGCACCTGGTGGCTCGTTCATTTGACCGAATACCATTGCTGTTTTCGTAATAACACCAGAATCTGTCATTTCATAGAACAAGTCATTTCCTTCACGTGTACGCTCTCCAACACCAGCGAACACCGAAATACCACCGTGTTCTTGTGCAATGTTATTGATCAATTCTTGGATTAGAACTGTTTTACCTACACCCGCACCACCAAAGAGGCCGATTTTACCCCCTTTAATGTATGGAGCAAGTAAGTCAACAACTTTAATACCCGTTTCAAGAATTTCAACTTCTGTTGAAAGGTTTTCAAATACTGGAGCTTGACGGTGAATTGGGTCGCGGCGCTCTGCTGCCGGAATTTCCTCACCAAGGTCAATGATTTCTCCAAGTACGTTAAATACGCGTCCTAGTGTAATGTCACCTACTGGAACTGAAATAGCAGAACCCATATCATCTACTACGGAACCACGTTGTAAACCATCTGTTGATGACATTGCAAT comes from Sporosarcina sp. FSL K6-3457 and encodes:
- a CDS encoding F0F1 ATP synthase subunit epsilon encodes the protein MKTIKVNIVTPDGPVCETDANTIIAVTEAGEIGILPGHVAMVAPLKIGSLRLIKDGVTEHVAVHGGFLEVRPDVVTVLAQSAEMASTIDIARAQAAAKRAEATLRAKKDDYDYQVVELELKRAINRISVYETRKK
- the atpD gene encoding F0F1 ATP synthase subunit beta, encoding MNKGHVLQVMGPVVDVKFENGQLPSIYNALKVQITRPNTEPETLTLEVALHLGDDTVRTIAMSSTDGLQRGSVVDDMGSAISVPVGDITLGRVFNVLGEIIDLGEEIPAAERRDPIHRQAPVFENLSTEVEILETGIKVVDLLAPYIKGGKIGLFGGAGVGKTVLIQELINNIAQEHGGISVFAGVGERTREGNDLFYEMTDSGVITKTAMVFGQMNEPPGARMRVALTGLTMAEYFRDEKGADVLLFIDNIFRFTQAGSEVSALLGRMPSAVGYQPTLATEMGQLQERITSTNVGSVTSIQAIYVPADDYTDPAPATTFAHLDATTNLERKLSEMGIYPAVDPLASTSRALSPSIIGEEHYEVARQVQQTLQRYRELQDIIAILGMDELGEEDKLVVGRARRIQFFLSQNFHVAEQFTGQKGSYVPVAETVKGFSEILEGRYDHLPEDAFRLVGRIEEVIEKAKAMGVEV
- the spoIID gene encoding stage II sporulation protein D, yielding MITVVGMDKPIPLEEYVIGVVAAEMPITFQEEALKAQAIAARTYALRTTEYGEKAIAADVSAQVYADEAKRKERWKKEFKHNERKVRAVVEATMGDTLVYGDEMISAMFFSTSNGKTETAQNFSGNDIPYLQSVDSPGEGDVAAKVERKSTMALAEWNDMMGGKWDAESFKSLQLVRNPTGRVQKAVTSEFEVSGREMRELLGLASTDFDIAFDVTNKIVHVTTMGYGHGVGMSQYGAEAYAQKGWMAEDILLHYYTGTQIKKFTLLDSKCLKTPSLANNSE
- the murA gene encoding UDP-N-acetylglucosamine 1-carboxyvinyltransferase, which gives rise to MDKIIINGGRVLRGNVRVEGAKNAVLPILAAALLASEGPNVIRDVPNLSDVGTINEVLKSLNAKVEHFPKQDEVIIDSTGTLSSEAQFEYVRKMRASILVMGPLLARNGFARVALPGGCAIGSRPIDQHLKGFEAMGAEISFGHGHVEAKAVGGLRGAKIYLDFPSVGATENIITAAALAKGTTIIENAAKEPEIVDLANFINEMGGKVVGAGTDTIRIEGVTKLYGTTHHIIPDRIETGTFMVAAAITGGDVIIDNAVPEHNAALISKLGEMGVVITELDEGVRVTAQLPLKSVDLKTMPHPGFPTDMQSQMMALMLTATGTGVLTETVFENRFMHVEEFRRMNGAVKIEGRSVIITGPSELQGAEVAATDLRAAAALILAGLMAEGVTRVTELSHLDRGYVNFHGKLAALGADIVRVSPETQTEKAAQLV
- a CDS encoding DUF1146 family protein, producing MTNMMAFQPLLAIVSHIFFIGVSFYALQAIMPEKIIKKNRVMQAQMLFILLSIAIGWAVSNFFLEISYWSGRLPFMFS
- a CDS encoding M23 family metallopeptidase; this translates as MREEKPKAPSQKNKSAKTKSWFWPVVYSGIAIVFVGMIWGYNAFMTEDSPGLADVAGKDLQDSPIVQTNAVKETLKYPFVEEVFDDVVIVQDYYDVEADAATRENALLVFNQLYVENTGVSISVQGEPFEVVAALSGKVEKIVTDPFMGDEIILSHADGLTTIYSSVTGIQVKEGEEVSQGQSLATSSENEWNSTAGIHLHFEVHENGVAVNPRSYLGF